One Penaeus vannamei isolate JL-2024 chromosome 27, ASM4276789v1, whole genome shotgun sequence genomic window carries:
- the LOC138866766 gene encoding uncharacterized protein — translation MFAKVGPKGLPIATPSICEGVAMGSPLGPTLANIFMCYNESKWLKNCPIEFKPKHYFRYVDDTLLLFKSEDEVNKFLEYLNNQHPNIKFTCEIEQNGHLPFLDIDISRDMNSFVSSVYRKPTYTGLTTKFNSYIPIKYKGNLISTLIFRAFKISKDYFIFIKEIDFITNILRLNMFPINVIEKNIRTTLNRLLVPVEPTLTVSKDVIYMKLPYLGTISHCLERKLSNLIKTHYSTVTLKVVYTTSLSLGNLFKFKDKVPKPLRSSIVYKFTCSSCDATYIGKTSRNLFMRIEEHKGFSFRNTNYKLTRPNKSSIRSHCEAKNHSFSSENFEILDSSPFDFDLIILESLWIWKEKPNLNEYSSSIDIELLK, via the exons ATGTTTGCTAAAGTAGGTCCTAAAGGGCTTCCCATTGCAACCCCTTCAATTT GTGAAGGTGTTGCAATGGGAAGCCCTTTAGGACCTACTTTAGCAAACATTTTCATgtgttataatgaaagtaaatggctTAAAAATTGCCCTATAGAATTTAAACCCAAACATTAtttcagatatgttgatgatactttattgttattcaaatccgaagatgaagttaacaaattcttggaataccttaataatcaacatcctaacattaaattcacttgtgaaattgaacagaatggacaccttccctttttggatattgatatttctagggatatgaattcttttgtctcctcagtcTATAGAAAACCAACTTACACGGGTCTAACAACTAAATTTAATTCTTATATACCTATCAAATATAAGGGGAATTTAATTTCTACGCTGATTTTCAGAGCATTCAAAATTtccaaggattattttatcttcattaaggaAATTGACTTTATCACAAATATTCTAAGATTGAACATGTTCCCAATTAATGTTATTGAAAAGAACATAAGGACAACTCTCAATAGGCTTTTGGTCCCTGTAGAACCCACATTGACTGTCTCTAAGGATGTAATTTATATGAAACTACCTTATCTTGGAACTATTAGCCACTGtctagaaagaaaattatcaaatctaattaaaACTCACTACTCAACTGTTACTCTTAAAGTAGTATATACAACCTCCCTCTCATTAGGTAACTTATTTAAATTTAAAGATAAAGTACCGAAACCTTTACGCTCTTCAATAGTATATAAATTCACGTGTAGTAGCTGCGATGCTACTTATattgggaagacttcccgtaacctcttcatgagaattgaagaacataaaggtttctcatttaggaatactaattacaagctaactagaccaaataaatcttcaattagaagccactgtgaagcaaaaaaccattctttctcatcagagaattttgaaatcctagactcctccccttttgaCTTTGATCTAATCATTttagaaagtctatggatttggaaagaaaaaccaaatttaaatgaatattcatcttcaatagacattgaacttcttaaataa